In the Polyangiaceae bacterium genome, one interval contains:
- a CDS encoding methyltransferase domain-containing protein codes for MDDGLRLEDRTRAHQWKDRVRLPPARTDVPQHEEWCEVKEGDEWQRIRFHDYASIFERPGLYEHLFYDRLECNSPRRVVQLLREVLAEPGSLRDPLRAIDLGAGNGIVAKELRRAGADAVIGIDIIPEAKSAAERDRPEVYTRYLVADLCTPTPQVESTIRDLRPNALVCVAALGFGDIPPLAYFNSLAFVPKGGVLAFNIKEEFLDQRYAHGFSELVRRMLEAKVIRLEASRRYCHRLSVAGEPLFYHAMVATKLDDVPRSMLVES; via the coding sequence ATGGACGACGGCTTACGTCTAGAGGATCGCACGCGGGCTCACCAGTGGAAAGACCGCGTTCGCCTGCCCCCGGCCAGGACGGACGTACCCCAGCACGAAGAGTGGTGCGAGGTGAAAGAAGGGGATGAATGGCAGCGCATTCGCTTCCACGACTACGCCAGTATCTTCGAGCGTCCGGGCCTTTATGAGCACTTGTTCTACGATCGCTTGGAGTGCAACTCGCCCCGGCGGGTCGTGCAGCTTCTTCGTGAGGTGCTAGCGGAGCCCGGCTCGCTGCGGGATCCGCTGCGCGCCATCGATCTGGGCGCCGGCAATGGTATCGTGGCCAAGGAGCTCCGTCGGGCGGGAGCCGACGCTGTGATCGGCATCGACATCATCCCGGAGGCGAAGTCCGCCGCTGAACGCGATCGCCCGGAGGTCTACACTCGCTACTTGGTGGCTGACCTCTGCACACCAACCCCACAGGTGGAAAGCACCATTCGCGACCTGCGGCCAAACGCTCTAGTGTGCGTGGCTGCGCTGGGCTTCGGTGACATCCCTCCCCTTGCCTACTTCAACTCCCTCGCATTCGTCCCCAAGGGCGGAGTGTTGGCATTCAACATCAAGGAGGAGTTCCTGGACCAACGCTACGCCCACGGCTTCTCGGAACTCGTCCGGCGCATGCTGGAAGCCAAGGTGATTCGTCTCGAAGCCAGTCGGCGATATTGCCACCGCTTGAGCGTGGCTGGCGAGCCGCTGTTCTATCACGCCATGGTGGCGACCAAGCTGGACGACGTCCCTCGGAGCATGTTGGTCGAGAGCTAA
- a CDS encoding tyrosine-protein phosphatase codes for MRNSTSLLVLLAATACASAPPPHAEEPPVRVRDTTVQVPSAKKSTGAAEDPTRPTNWAKPRQVIGLPNLHQVSDKLWRGGQPSSEGMQQLEAFGVRTVINLRSLHSDRDEIGSANLGYEHISMTVFAPSYDSVVRALRVMNDPSRQPVFVHCQHGSDRTGVVLAAYRMAVEGWSKDEAVREMVDGGYGFHHLWGNLISFVRDLDVEQLRRDVGVQ; via the coding sequence GTGCGTAACTCGACGTCATTGCTCGTCCTCCTTGCCGCTACTGCTTGCGCCTCGGCTCCGCCGCCGCACGCTGAGGAGCCCCCGGTTCGCGTACGCGACACCACGGTGCAGGTCCCTAGCGCGAAGAAGAGTACTGGCGCCGCCGAGGACCCGACGCGTCCTACCAACTGGGCGAAGCCCCGACAGGTCATCGGCCTTCCCAATCTGCACCAGGTCAGCGACAAGCTGTGGCGCGGCGGGCAGCCTTCCTCCGAGGGCATGCAACAGTTGGAAGCCTTTGGTGTTCGTACGGTGATCAATCTTCGTTCCCTCCACTCGGATCGTGACGAGATCGGCAGCGCAAACCTCGGCTACGAGCACATCAGCATGACCGTGTTCGCGCCCAGCTACGACTCTGTGGTGCGCGCCTTGCGCGTGATGAACGATCCGTCACGTCAGCCAGTGTTCGTGCACTGCCAACACGGTTCCGATCGCACCGGCGTCGTACTGGCGGCGTATCGCATGGCTGTCGAGGGCTGGAGCAAAGACGAAGCGGTTCGCGAGATGGTCGACGGCGGCTACGGTTTCCATCACCTCTGGGGGAACCTGATCTCATTCGTGCGCGATCTCGATGTCGAGCAGCTACGCCGCGACGTCGGCGTGCAATGA
- a CDS encoding ABC transporter ATP-binding protein, whose product MAPPLIEFDGVSRRYPSGDDFVHALRQVNLQIQHGELVAITGASGSGKSTALSIMGTLDTPSDGSYRLDGLEVNGLLDDELAQLRNERLGFVFQAFHLLSGSSALENVELPLVYAGEKARRRRERALEALARVGLVERAHHHPNQLSGGQQQRVAIARALVNRPHLVLADEPTGALDSTTSAEILDLFSGLGAEGVTLVLVTHDPVVAARAQRVIEFRDGGIVSDALRRAA is encoded by the coding sequence ATGGCACCACCCTTGATCGAGTTCGACGGCGTGAGCCGACGCTACCCATCCGGCGACGATTTCGTGCACGCGTTGCGCCAGGTGAACCTGCAAATCCAGCACGGAGAGCTGGTTGCCATCACGGGCGCTTCGGGCTCTGGCAAGTCCACCGCGCTCAGCATCATGGGGACCTTGGATACGCCAAGCGACGGCAGCTACCGCCTCGACGGACTCGAAGTGAACGGGCTATTGGACGACGAGCTCGCGCAGCTTCGCAATGAACGGCTGGGCTTCGTGTTCCAGGCGTTTCACCTTCTTTCCGGAAGCTCTGCGCTGGAGAACGTGGAGCTACCGCTGGTGTACGCGGGGGAGAAGGCACGACGGCGACGGGAGCGGGCGCTCGAAGCGCTGGCGCGCGTGGGACTCGTGGAGCGAGCGCACCATCACCCGAATCAACTTTCTGGGGGCCAGCAGCAGCGCGTCGCCATCGCGCGTGCGCTGGTCAATCGGCCGCATCTAGTACTCGCCGACGAACCGACCGGAGCCTTGGACTCCACGACCTCGGCGGAGATCCTCGATCTCTTCAGCGGACTGGGCGCCGAGGGCGTGACGCTGGTGTTGGTGACGCATGATCCCGTCGTAGCCGCTCGGGCGCAGCGCGTGATCGAGTTTCGTGACGGCGGCATCGTGAGCGACGCGCTGCGGAGGGCGGCATGA
- a CDS encoding efflux RND transporter periplasmic adaptor subunit yields the protein MSDSTHPFEVPKAPAKLRRRGRSLAVALVAVSALATGAWYVSRPAAKTVDPALVVTAARSTLAVEVIDVGRIEALNSVDVESRVPGRVLDVLVDEGDRVKQGQLLVRLDRAEALRAVSRARTALTRARVRVQHAETRAARQARGAAQGVVSQVDLEAARQEQQLAALDAKLAKLTLFDAQDQLRYAAISAPIAGTVIRRAIEPGEMVKPGVQSSFESVALLSIADLSQLVVKAELNQIDVAKVALGQRVSLSLDALPGETLHARVTKIAPASVRPAGKDVEVFPVEAVLEKSDARVRPGMTADVRIFVRERKNVLTLPLEGVHREGGETYVSRVVADSKGERTERVTVTLGAENDHNVEVSAGITEGDRVLIDPPSAEANTTKI from the coding sequence ATGAGCGATTCGACTCATCCCTTCGAAGTTCCCAAGGCTCCGGCAAAGCTCCGACGGCGTGGGCGCAGCCTGGCGGTCGCGCTCGTGGCGGTGAGCGCTCTGGCCACGGGGGCGTGGTATGTCAGCCGTCCCGCCGCAAAGACCGTCGATCCCGCGCTGGTGGTCACGGCCGCTCGCTCCACCCTCGCGGTCGAAGTGATCGACGTCGGTCGCATCGAGGCGCTGAACTCGGTGGACGTCGAGTCGCGAGTCCCGGGTCGCGTGCTGGACGTGCTGGTCGACGAGGGTGACCGCGTGAAGCAAGGTCAGCTCCTTGTCCGTCTGGATCGAGCCGAAGCGCTGCGCGCCGTCTCTCGCGCACGCACCGCACTGACGCGCGCTCGAGTGCGGGTGCAGCACGCAGAGACTCGAGCTGCGCGGCAAGCGCGGGGTGCTGCCCAGGGCGTCGTGTCCCAAGTCGACCTGGAGGCAGCGCGACAGGAGCAGCAGCTGGCAGCGCTCGACGCCAAGCTGGCGAAGCTGACGCTCTTCGATGCCCAAGATCAGCTGCGCTACGCGGCGATCAGTGCGCCGATTGCCGGAACCGTGATCCGGCGCGCCATCGAACCTGGAGAGATGGTGAAGCCAGGCGTGCAGTCCTCCTTCGAGTCCGTCGCGCTGCTCTCCATCGCCGATCTCTCGCAGCTGGTGGTGAAGGCCGAGCTCAATCAGATCGACGTGGCCAAGGTGGCACTGGGTCAGCGGGTCTCGCTCAGTCTGGACGCCCTGCCCGGCGAGACGCTACACGCGCGCGTGACCAAGATCGCTCCCGCGTCCGTGCGACCCGCGGGCAAAGACGTCGAAGTCTTTCCTGTGGAAGCGGTGCTGGAGAAGAGCGACGCGCGCGTCCGCCCCGGCATGACGGCGGACGTGCGTATCTTCGTGCGCGAGCGCAAGAACGTACTCACGTTGCCCCTGGAAGGCGTGCACCGCGAGGGCGGCGAAACCTACGTGAGCCGGGTCGTGGCCGACTCCAAGGGCGAGCGCACGGAGCGCGTGACGGTGACGCTCGGCGCCGAGAACGACCACAACGTGGAGGTTTCGGCGGGGATCACCGAGGGCGACCGCGTGCTCATCGATCCGCCGAGCGCGGAAGCCAACACGACGAAGATCTGA
- a CDS encoding ABC transporter permease: MWTLYLRVAARALRARAGRSLLTVTSITLGSLSVVLMTSLASSGLATLVRGIEDLGAARMVFVSPKVPEHSEDKAQRPRPFTPELRDAVTTGVPHLRRASLWAALGKQEALSDGGKGHSTDVVATDTAFFEIFRMSVARGRALSDEDEHAAAGVCVVGPKLRAALWPARAVGRSLSVGALRCRVVGELDDNDRFGMHFGFDWNDVVIVPFALASEHDTKVGQQAELALVTDAPEANDVVMRILNTRMVKLRDGIDDFTLMDLSSVVRKFDRVFALMQGIVGLIAAVALVIGGVGVMNMMLVSVNERVAEIGVRRALGATARMVKRQFVVEAALLAGLGGALGVALGVSLAWVSGWLLVRVLPTWLPGVSLPAALAAFTASLTAGVVFGWLPARRAAQMSPMEAMRR; encoded by the coding sequence ATGTGGACGCTGTACCTTCGTGTCGCCGCACGAGCGTTGCGTGCCCGTGCCGGGCGTTCGCTGCTCACGGTGACCAGCATCACGCTGGGTTCACTCTCCGTGGTACTGATGACGTCCCTGGCCAGCAGTGGGCTGGCAACCTTGGTGCGCGGCATCGAAGACCTCGGCGCAGCGCGGATGGTGTTCGTCTCGCCGAAGGTGCCCGAGCACAGCGAGGACAAGGCGCAGCGTCCCCGCCCCTTCACTCCCGAACTGCGTGACGCGGTGACCACCGGTGTGCCGCACCTGCGGCGCGCATCCCTGTGGGCAGCCCTGGGCAAGCAAGAAGCACTCTCCGACGGCGGCAAGGGCCACTCGACGGACGTGGTCGCGACGGACACCGCCTTCTTCGAAATATTTCGAATGAGCGTGGCACGAGGACGCGCCCTGTCTGACGAGGACGAGCACGCTGCAGCGGGTGTATGCGTCGTAGGCCCCAAGCTGCGGGCCGCACTGTGGCCCGCCCGCGCCGTGGGTCGCTCGCTCAGCGTAGGCGCGTTGCGCTGTCGCGTCGTTGGCGAACTCGACGATAACGACCGCTTCGGCATGCACTTCGGCTTCGATTGGAACGACGTCGTGATCGTTCCCTTTGCGTTGGCGAGTGAGCACGACACCAAGGTCGGGCAGCAGGCCGAGCTGGCGCTCGTGACGGACGCTCCCGAAGCGAATGACGTGGTGATGCGCATCCTCAACACGCGCATGGTCAAGCTGCGGGACGGAATCGACGACTTCACGCTGATGGACCTGTCGTCAGTCGTGCGGAAGTTCGATCGGGTCTTTGCGCTGATGCAGGGCATCGTGGGCCTGATCGCCGCAGTAGCGCTGGTCATCGGCGGCGTCGGCGTGATGAACATGATGCTGGTGAGCGTGAACGAACGGGTGGCGGAGATCGGCGTGCGCCGCGCCTTGGGCGCCACTGCACGGATGGTGAAGCGACAGTTCGTCGTGGAGGCGGCTCTGCTCGCCGGCCTGGGGGGCGCTCTCGGAGTAGCGTTGGGCGTGAGCTTGGCCTGGGTCAGTGGATGGCTCCTCGTGCGCGTGCTGCCGACCTGGCTGCCCGGCGTATCGCTACCCGCCGCCCTTGCTGCCTTCACCGCCTCGCTGACCGCCGGCGTCGTGTTTGGTTGGCTTCCGGCACGCCGCGCGGCGCAGATGTCGCCCATGGAGGCGATGCGTCGATGA
- a CDS encoding ABC transporter permease, translating into MNALDMLRSLRTLLSAPGRLALTLVGIVIGSAAIVMVMGLLESGKVALIRANQGVTDSDRLVISRRDLPAREARHGRPELSRRDAAAIAQGRLADDAAVHVDSGREARAYHRDRNKRVRVVSGTPNMMALYRIEVAQGRFLQSSDLDARRRVCVVGDEIYRELLRELPLGKDVALSIDGTRWQVVGVLKPKPMLGSTTGTRIWARKVIVPATSFDLRYAQTHGADRLIVRSPEHQQATFRSALSSLLRRRHHGARNFEIEDPSGREQEALIMSVIQLLLVGTGALALFVGGINVMNVMLVRVSERTREIGLRRALGATRRSVLLLFLSESVLLSIVGGAVGMIAGSAIVTLAVFGLGRLFAGFPLILPGAAFGLAAGLSLVTGVLFGVLPAWRAARLDPVQALRQE; encoded by the coding sequence ATGAACGCCCTCGACATGCTGCGCAGCCTTCGAACCCTGCTGTCGGCGCCGGGGCGACTGGCCCTGACACTCGTGGGCATCGTCATCGGCAGCGCCGCCATCGTGATGGTGATGGGCTTGCTGGAGAGCGGCAAGGTTGCCCTGATTCGCGCGAACCAAGGCGTCACGGACTCGGACCGGCTGGTGATCTCGCGCCGAGATTTGCCCGCCCGAGAGGCGCGCCACGGGCGGCCCGAGCTTTCACGGCGGGATGCGGCAGCCATCGCGCAGGGACGCCTGGCTGACGACGCCGCGGTTCACGTCGACTCGGGCCGCGAGGCCCGCGCCTACCATCGTGACCGCAACAAGCGCGTGCGCGTCGTCAGCGGAACGCCGAACATGATGGCGCTGTATCGTATCGAAGTAGCGCAGGGGCGCTTTCTGCAGTCGTCCGACCTGGACGCGCGCCGCCGCGTGTGTGTCGTTGGCGACGAGATCTACCGCGAGCTGTTGCGCGAGCTGCCGCTGGGCAAAGATGTGGCGCTCTCCATCGACGGCACTCGTTGGCAAGTGGTGGGCGTGCTGAAACCCAAGCCGATGCTCGGCTCCACGACCGGCACGCGCATCTGGGCGCGGAAGGTCATCGTGCCGGCGACGAGCTTCGACCTGCGCTACGCCCAGACGCACGGCGCCGACCGCCTCATCGTCCGGAGCCCGGAACATCAGCAAGCCACGTTCCGCAGCGCGTTGAGTTCCCTGCTGCGGCGCCGACATCACGGCGCCCGCAACTTCGAGATCGAGGACCCCAGCGGTCGTGAGCAGGAAGCGCTGATCATGAGCGTGATCCAGTTGCTGTTGGTTGGGACCGGCGCGCTGGCACTGTTCGTGGGTGGCATCAACGTCATGAACGTGATGCTAGTGCGGGTCAGCGAGCGCACGCGGGAGATCGGCCTGCGTCGCGCACTGGGCGCGACGCGGCGAAGCGTGCTGCTGCTATTCCTCAGCGAGTCAGTCCTGCTGTCGATCGTTGGAGGCGCGGTGGGGATGATCGCGGGTAGCGCGATCGTCACGCTTGCGGTCTTTGGGTTGGGTCGCCTCTTTGCCGGCTTCCCGCTGATCTTGCCGGGCGCGGCCTTTGGTTTGGCAGCCGGTCTGTCCCTCGTCACCGGCGTGCTGTTCGGCGTGCTACCGGCGTGGCGAGCGGCGCGACTCGATCCGGTGCAGGCGTTGCGACAGGAATAA
- a CDS encoding secondary thiamine-phosphate synthase enzyme YjbQ gives MIVFSGALQRRTTAGTDLLDITDDVVGLVARSGVESGIVVVSVAGATASITTIEYESGAISDLKDAIERIAPRDIPYAHDARWGDGNGYSHVRAALLGPSLSLPVQQSRPVLGTWQQILLCDFDNRPRQREVVVQVLGE, from the coding sequence ATGATCGTCTTTTCCGGCGCGCTTCAACGCCGCACCACAGCCGGCACCGACTTGCTAGATATCACCGACGATGTCGTGGGACTGGTGGCACGCAGTGGCGTGGAGAGTGGCATTGTGGTGGTCTCCGTCGCAGGCGCCACGGCGTCGATCACTACCATCGAGTACGAAAGCGGCGCGATCAGCGACTTGAAGGACGCCATCGAGCGCATCGCTCCGCGCGACATTCCCTACGCCCACGACGCGCGCTGGGGCGACGGCAACGGCTATTCCCACGTGCGCGCTGCGCTGCTCGGACCGTCCCTCAGCCTGCCCGTGCAGCAATCCCGTCCCGTGCTCGGTACCTGGCAGCAGATTTTGCTCTGCGACTTCGACAACCGTCCGCGCCAGCGTGAAGTGGTCGTGCAGGTTCTGGGAGAGTGA
- a CDS encoding VWA domain-containing protein encodes MVSGRSVGVRVALIVAASCMALLHCGGGDESSEFGNGNGGSSANGGNGGNGGNGGIIIDGGAANGGGGGVLDPDAACAVEKDEATLTPVNMFIMFDRSGSMNQNNKWTNASAALVSFFQDPGTAGLRVALRFFPHDKPVAGCTGGNNGTCSIPSCSQPLVPLAALTAAPAPGDTHEAALVSAVNSPANAPGNGGGTPMYAALGGAELWAKTFATGHPGEKVVVILVTDGAPNGCDENIDHIAALASDALSTKQIKTYAVGLQGSNETDMDTIAQAGGTTKGFFIGNGNAQADLLAALKAIQGSTVSCEFVVPKTSQGGQPVDPNKVNVNLTSGGSTQTLNQVKDANGCASGGWYYDDATNPSKITLCPTTCTSVQADKAAKIEILLGCATISQPPQ; translated from the coding sequence ATGGTCAGCGGTAGGTCGGTGGGTGTACGCGTTGCATTGATCGTGGCTGCCTCGTGCATGGCATTGCTGCACTGCGGTGGGGGCGACGAGAGCAGCGAGTTTGGCAACGGGAACGGTGGCAGCTCAGCCAACGGCGGCAACGGCGGCAACGGCGGCAACGGCGGTATCATCATCGACGGCGGCGCGGCCAATGGCGGAGGTGGCGGCGTGCTCGATCCGGATGCGGCATGCGCCGTAGAGAAGGACGAGGCGACGCTGACGCCGGTGAACATGTTCATCATGTTCGACCGCTCCGGCTCGATGAACCAGAACAACAAATGGACCAATGCTTCGGCGGCACTGGTGTCCTTTTTCCAGGATCCCGGCACGGCTGGGCTGCGCGTGGCCCTGCGCTTCTTCCCCCACGACAAGCCGGTGGCAGGCTGCACCGGAGGCAACAACGGGACGTGCTCAATTCCGTCCTGTTCCCAGCCCCTGGTTCCGCTCGCCGCGCTGACCGCAGCGCCGGCGCCAGGTGACACCCATGAGGCCGCACTCGTCTCCGCGGTCAATAGCCCTGCCAACGCCCCAGGCAACGGCGGCGGCACGCCCATGTATGCTGCCTTGGGCGGCGCGGAGCTGTGGGCGAAGACGTTTGCGACGGGTCACCCAGGCGAAAAGGTGGTGGTGATTCTAGTAACCGACGGCGCGCCGAACGGTTGCGATGAGAACATCGACCACATCGCGGCCCTCGCCTCCGACGCCCTGTCAACGAAGCAGATCAAGACCTACGCGGTAGGGTTGCAGGGTTCAAACGAGACCGACATGGACACCATCGCGCAAGCGGGTGGCACCACCAAGGGCTTCTTCATCGGCAACGGCAATGCACAGGCGGATCTGCTGGCAGCGCTGAAGGCCATTCAGGGCAGCACGGTGTCCTGCGAGTTCGTGGTGCCGAAGACGAGTCAGGGCGGTCAGCCCGTCGATCCGAACAAGGTCAACGTCAACCTGACTTCGGGCGGCTCGACGCAGACGCTGAATCAGGTCAAGGATGCCAACGGCTGCGCCAGCGGCGGCTGGTACTACGACGACGCCACCAATCCCAGCAAGATCACGTTGTGCCCGACGACCTGCACCTCGGTGCAAGCCGACAAGGCCGCCAAGATCGAGATCCTGCTCGGTTGCGCGACGATCTCGCAGCCTCCCCAGTAG
- a CDS encoding SCO family protein, which produces MTSFPAPLRRSVAVALSLGGIACVACAASPGAQTTAATPAAPATPPDSRSAAAPTQDWQKLVDEWKYTQPLPDFELVAHTGKPFKLSELGDGYVFVGFIFTHCQVRTACPLTMQKMKAVQSEWFRLEASGGTKGRKLRLLTLTIDPENDTPAALKEYGEIYRVDFKDWTFATGPEGLMREGLPSMLGIMVMPDGQGTISHGVKASLIAPGLAVIESWDDNAFEAEQVVAKVLEHGAG; this is translated from the coding sequence GTGACTTCTTTCCCCGCCCCACTTCGGCGCAGCGTTGCTGTCGCCCTTTCCCTGGGAGGCATCGCGTGCGTCGCTTGTGCGGCCAGCCCCGGAGCGCAGACGACGGCTGCGACGCCCGCTGCGCCAGCCACCCCGCCGGATTCGCGGTCTGCTGCGGCGCCGACCCAAGATTGGCAGAAGCTCGTCGACGAGTGGAAGTACACGCAGCCCCTGCCTGACTTCGAGTTGGTCGCACACACGGGCAAGCCCTTCAAGCTGTCGGAGTTGGGCGACGGATACGTCTTCGTCGGTTTCATCTTCACGCACTGCCAGGTGCGCACTGCCTGCCCACTGACGATGCAGAAGATGAAGGCAGTGCAAAGCGAGTGGTTCCGCCTCGAGGCAAGTGGAGGCACCAAGGGACGCAAGCTTCGGCTGCTGACGTTGACCATCGACCCCGAGAACGACACCCCAGCAGCGCTGAAGGAGTACGGCGAGATCTACCGCGTCGACTTCAAGGACTGGACCTTCGCCACCGGACCCGAGGGTCTGATGCGCGAGGGACTGCCGTCCATGCTGGGCATCATGGTGATGCCGGACGGGCAGGGAACCATTTCCCACGGCGTCAAAGCCTCGCTGATTGCGCCGGGACTTGCCGTCATCGAATCGTGGGATGACAACGCCTTCGAGGCCGAGCAAGTTGTCGCGAAGGTACTCGAGCACGGCGCCGGCTGA